The Deinococcus arcticus genome has a window encoding:
- a CDS encoding polymer-forming cytoskeletal protein: MGVETHNSAGAPDWRQLLHREADGELTPEEAARLLALAQQPEVAEFRARLLAVTALLRRPVLPPHSVARPVAQDIALHACLNAAPPPPAPSVAAQVAAEIGWARQLAESQPHQPRSVAAHTAQNIRLGAALQGRLPPLPQSVAAAVAADIALGQQVRAAPLPPMPSVAAPVAAEVAWQSRLAQPVPAAHSSVAAQVAARIARDRAPAPMAPLPAAPPVAAVLMGRGRNPAPLFLVVSLLSALMVLAVSSAWPNLAAGALVLQTLLAQVSPVAGAGLALLLLTSVLVTWRPAPGAQRLGGAAFALSAVLTLPALYEVTTRGAVTFGQDIVVSGPVNGNVIAVGGSVQLQDSARVQGEVVTLLGDVRRAPGAQVQGRVNALMGRAPGDAAALQTPVPPGLGAVTAAAFRPVLGWLGGAAWPQVFVTLTGGALLLLFVSGLAPVLARRQRHAPMRTLALGVLALSALLGPAGGLALVGLLGPALIAAALAALLIAVGLSVSAYDAGRALAYRARLPLPDAVGAMMGLSAVAASLSLPPLAFGVALVGGAWGAGTLLLTRTDPAVVPAAA; this comes from the coding sequence GCCGGGGCGCCGGACTGGCGGCAGCTGCTGCACCGCGAGGCCGACGGTGAGTTGACGCCTGAAGAGGCGGCGCGGCTCTTGGCCCTGGCCCAGCAGCCGGAGGTGGCCGAGTTCCGCGCGCGGCTCCTGGCAGTCACAGCGCTGCTGCGGCGGCCAGTGCTCCCCCCTCACAGCGTGGCGCGCCCGGTGGCCCAGGACATTGCCCTGCACGCCTGCCTGAACGCCGCGCCCCCACCACCCGCTCCTTCAGTGGCCGCGCAGGTGGCGGCCGAGATCGGCTGGGCGCGGCAACTGGCTGAATCCCAGCCCCACCAGCCACGCAGTGTGGCGGCCCACACGGCACAGAACATCCGCCTGGGCGCAGCGCTGCAGGGCCGCCTTCCCCCACTGCCCCAGAGCGTGGCGGCGGCGGTGGCGGCTGACATCGCCCTGGGCCAGCAGGTGCGGGCGGCGCCGCTGCCCCCCATGCCCAGCGTGGCGGCCCCGGTCGCCGCTGAGGTGGCCTGGCAGAGCCGACTGGCCCAGCCCGTGCCGGCCGCCCACAGCAGCGTGGCTGCGCAGGTCGCGGCGCGCATTGCCCGGGACAGAGCACCGGCGCCCATGGCCCCCCTGCCCGCCGCGCCGCCCGTGGCCGCCGTCCTGATGGGGCGGGGTCGCAACCCGGCGCCCCTCTTTCTCGTGGTATCGCTGCTGAGCGCCCTGATGGTCCTGGCGGTGTCCAGCGCGTGGCCCAACCTGGCGGCCGGCGCGCTGGTCTTGCAGACCCTGCTGGCCCAGGTGTCGCCCGTGGCGGGCGCCGGGCTGGCGCTGCTGCTGCTCACCAGTGTGCTGGTGACGTGGCGCCCGGCGCCCGGCGCGCAGCGGCTGGGCGGAGCGGCCTTCGCCCTGAGCGCGGTCCTGACCCTGCCCGCCCTGTATGAGGTCACCACCCGGGGGGCCGTGACCTTCGGGCAGGACATCGTGGTCAGCGGCCCGGTGAATGGCAACGTGATTGCGGTGGGCGGCAGCGTGCAGTTGCAGGACTCGGCGCGGGTGCAGGGGGAGGTGGTCACGCTGCTGGGCGACGTGCGCCGCGCCCCCGGCGCCCAGGTGCAGGGGCGCGTGAACGCCCTGATGGGCCGCGCCCCCGGTGACGCCGCTGCCCTGCAGACACCTGTGCCCCCGGGTCTGGGCGCGGTGACGGCCGCCGCTTTCCGCCCGGTCCTGGGCTGGCTGGGGGGTGCCGCGTGGCCGCAGGTGTTCGTGACCCTTACGGGGGGCGCGCTGCTGCTGCTGTTCGTCTCGGGGCTGGCGCCCGTGCTGGCGCGGCGGCAGCGCCACGCCCCCATGCGCACCCTGGCGCTGGGCGTGCTGGCCCTCTCGGCGCTGCTGGGCCCGGCGGGGGGCCTGGCCCTGGTGGGCCTGCTGGGCCCGGCCCTGATTGCGGCGGCCCTGGCGGCGCTGCTGATCGCCGTGGGCCTGAGTGTCAGCGCGTATGACGCCGGGCGCGCCCTGGCCTACCGCGCGCGCCTGCCCCTGCCCGACGCGGTGGGCGCCATGATGGGGCTGAGTGCCGTGGCCGCGAGCCTGAGCCTGCCGCCGCTGGCCTTTGGGGTGGCGCTGGTGGGCGGGGCCTGGGGGGCCGGCACCCTGCTGCTGACCCGCACCGACCCGGCCGTGGTTCCTGCCGCCGCCTGA
- a CDS encoding helix-turn-helix domain-containing protein, with product MKLHERLRELRSERGLRLKDVAETAGISVPYLSDLERGRTNPSLETLQTLAGAYAITVHDLLEGVEFYGASTEGALPKGLADLVADPTLGPQITPDWVRTLSRIELRGKRPRDKQDWYEIYLHLKRILN from the coding sequence ATGAAACTGCACGAACGACTCCGCGAATTGCGCAGCGAACGCGGGCTGCGGCTCAAGGACGTCGCCGAGACGGCCGGCATCAGCGTTCCGTATCTCAGCGATCTGGAACGTGGCCGCACCAACCCCAGTCTGGAAACCCTCCAGACGCTGGCGGGCGCGTACGCCATCACGGTGCATGACCTGCTCGAAGGCGTCGAGTTCTACGGTGCGTCCACCGAGGGCGCGCTGCCCAAGGGCCTCGCTGATCTGGTCGCAGACCCGACCCTGGGGCCCCAGATCACACCCGACTGGGTGCGCACCCTGTCCCGCATTGAACTGCGCGGCAAGCGCCCCCGCGACAAGCAGGACTGGTACGAGATCTACCTGCACCTGAAACGCATCCTGAACTGA
- a CDS encoding carboxypeptidase M32 — MTMNDLMRRLGQVSDLEAAARLLSWEQEVSMPPEAATGRGQQLATLAALGHELFTGPDTGALLQAAQPQGETQAAVVRVAQRDYDKATKLPTAFVEEQTRAQNEAHHAWLEARAKSDFALFAPHLERMIGLARRQADLMGFEDHPYDALLDDYEPGMRAAQVRAIFADLRARTLPLLTRLRQAGDAADYSVLTRPFAPEAQKAFAWRVAEEAFGLRRDFARQDESAHPFQSNLSRSDIRITTRVEPYWPACCFGTWHEAGHAMYERGVSERWARTPVSSGASLGVHESQSRMFENLLGRSLPFWERYFPALQAAAPEVTAGLDPETLYRAVNRVQPSLIRVEADEVTYNFHIMLRFELELGLLEGTLAVRDLPEAWNARLQADLGLTPPDDARGVLQDIHWSAGLIGYFPTYTLGNLLSVQLLEAARRDPGVAAGVDRAEYGPLLAWLAEQVHQHGRSLTPNELIAQATGQPLSADAYVSYLHRKYEAIYGLNAVTGV; from the coding sequence ATGACCATGAATGATCTGATGCGCCGTCTGGGGCAGGTCAGTGATCTGGAGGCCGCCGCCCGCCTGCTGTCCTGGGAACAGGAAGTGTCCATGCCGCCCGAGGCCGCCACTGGCCGGGGCCAGCAACTGGCCACCCTGGCGGCCCTGGGCCACGAGCTGTTCACGGGGCCCGACACCGGCGCGCTGCTGCAGGCCGCGCAACCCCAGGGCGAGACCCAGGCGGCCGTGGTGCGCGTGGCCCAGCGCGACTACGACAAGGCGACCAAACTGCCCACTGCCTTTGTGGAGGAGCAGACCCGCGCCCAGAACGAGGCGCACCACGCGTGGCTGGAGGCGCGGGCCAAAAGCGACTTTGCTCTCTTCGCGCCCCACCTGGAGCGCATGATTGGGCTGGCCCGGCGCCAGGCCGACCTGATGGGCTTTGAGGATCACCCCTACGACGCTTTGCTGGACGACTACGAGCCCGGCATGCGCGCCGCGCAGGTGCGGGCCATCTTCGCCGACCTGCGCGCTCGCACCCTGCCGCTGCTGACCCGGCTGCGGCAGGCCGGGGACGCCGCCGACTACAGCGTGCTCACACGGCCCTTTGCACCGGAGGCCCAGAAGGCCTTTGCGTGGCGGGTGGCGGAAGAGGCGTTCGGGCTACGGCGCGACTTTGCCCGCCAGGATGAAAGCGCCCACCCCTTTCAGTCCAACCTCAGCCGCAGCGACATCCGTATCACCACGCGGGTGGAACCGTACTGGCCCGCCTGCTGCTTTGGCACCTGGCACGAGGCGGGGCACGCCATGTACGAGCGCGGCGTCTCCGAGCGCTGGGCCCGCACGCCGGTGTCCTCGGGCGCCAGCCTGGGCGTGCACGAAAGCCAGTCGCGGATGTTCGAGAACCTGCTGGGGCGCAGCCTGCCGTTCTGGGAGCGCTACTTCCCGGCGCTGCAGGCAGCGGCCCCCGAGGTCACGGCTGGGCTGGACCCCGAAACGCTCTACCGCGCTGTCAACCGCGTGCAGCCCAGCCTGATCCGGGTCGAAGCCGACGAGGTGACCTACAACTTCCACATCATGCTGCGGTTTGAGCTGGAACTGGGATTGCTGGAGGGCACACTGGCGGTGCGCGACCTGCCAGAGGCCTGGAACGCCCGCCTGCAGGCCGACCTGGGCCTGACCCCGCCAGACGACGCCCGGGGCGTGTTGCAGGACATCCACTGGTCGGCCGGGCTCATCGGGTACTTCCCCACCTACACCCTGGGCAACCTCCTGAGTGTGCAGCTGCTGGAAGCCGCGCGCCGCGACCCCGGGGTGGCGGCCGGCGTGGACCGCGCCGAGTATGGCCCCCTGCTGGCGTGGCTGGCCGAGCAGGTGCACCAGCATGGCCGCAGCCTGACCCCCAACGAGTTGATTGCCCAGGCCACCGGGCAGCCCCTGAGCGCTGACGCCTACGTGAGCTACCTGCACCGCAAGTACGAGGCGATTTACGGCCTGAACGCAGTGACTGGCGTCTGA